A window of Polaribacter litorisediminis contains these coding sequences:
- a CDS encoding transposase produces the protein MSEKFKNTYRIKSARLQNWYYSLSGMYFITICTINRSHFFGEIENSRMKLNELGQCIEQQGLKTFEIRQDMNLQMGEYVIMPNHFHAIIIIGDNIYNTQRDSVTEFRDAMHCVSTPTPTVPPTAADTPNVVNKFGPQTKDLASIIRGFKSSVTTMARKNGNTHFGWQSLFHDHMIRNEKSFQNISAYIINKPLKWKEDKFFKN, from the coding sequence ATGTCTGAAAAATTTAAGAATACATATCGCATAAAATCAGCCCGATTACAAAATTGGTATTACAGCCTTAGCGGCATGTATTTTATAACCATTTGCACCATTAATAGATCGCATTTTTTTGGTGAAATTGAAAATAGCAGAATGAAATTAAATGAATTAGGGCAATGTATAGAACAACAAGGGTTAAAAACATTTGAAATAAGGCAGGATATGAATTTGCAAATGGGCGAATATGTAATTATGCCAAATCATTTTCACGCCATTATAATTATTGGCGATAATATATACAATACGCAACGTGATTCGGTAACGGAATTTAGAGACGCAATGCATTGCGTCTCTACCCCAACCCCAACCGTACCACCAACCGCCGCCGACACACCAAACGTTGTAAACAAATTTGGGCCACAAACCAAAGATTTGGCATCCATAATACGGGGGTTTAAATCATCGGTAACCACCATGGCACGAAAAAACGGAAACACCCATTTTGGGTGGCAATCCCTTTTTCATGACCATATGATACGAAACGAAAAATCGTTTCAAAACATTTCAGCGTACATCATAAATAAGCCTTTAAAATGGAAGGAAGATAAATTCTTTAAAAATTAA
- a CDS encoding AlbA family DNA-binding domain-containing protein, translated as MNREDIDQLINELQALPKESECVEFKGNNWNPEKLGANISALSNAALLEGKRYGYIVYGIEDITHAIIGTDFNPDSTKIKQTVNSTLFE; from the coding sequence ATGAATAGAGAAGATATAGACCAACTTATTAACGAATTACAGGCATTACCAAAAGAAAGTGAATGTGTAGAATTTAAAGGTAATAATTGGAATCCAGAAAAGTTAGGTGCTAACATTTCTGCACTTTCTAATGCAGCACTTTTAGAAGGAAAACGATATGGCTATATTGTTTATGGTATAGAAGATATAACTCATGCTATTATTGGTACAGATTTTAACCCAGATAGTACTAAAATTAAACAGACTGTAAACTCAACTCTGTTTGAATAA
- a CDS encoding restriction endonuclease subunit S: MLIFQSYKKPLNLDYFKYVLFLLFEIEKKKAPGGIIKTITKEVLSSFNVMIPILDEQTKIADFLSNIDLKIDALNTKMEHSKTFKKGLLQKMFV; encoded by the coding sequence TTGTTAATCTTTCAATCATATAAAAAGCCTTTAAATTTAGATTATTTTAAATATGTTTTGTTTTTGTTATTTGAAATTGAAAAAAAGAAAGCACCAGGTGGTATAATTAAAACTATTACAAAAGAAGTTTTAAGTTCGTTTAATGTTATGATTCCAATACTTGATGAGCAAACCAAAATAGCTGATTTCTTATCAAATATAGATTTAAAAATAGATGCTTTAAATACCAAAATGGAACATAGTAAAACTTTTAAAAAAGGCTTGTTACAAAAGATGTTTGTTTAA
- a CDS encoding Fic family protein: MINLEVFSSFTSMIEQVPKFEFSKKVINNLKEPETLKIIKSINDDYLYWDKIKYKKTKFTPQELWDIVKLSRLLKTETITFGKHNFKYVTTDYIQKVVHFFDMNIGGYMGAKNIIPEEDKTRYLVSSIMEEAISSSQIEGANTTRKRAKEMLRKEIKPHTKSEQMIVNNYLTIKHITQNKTENLTPENLLEIHRLISKDTLETKTEEGAFRTSNDIYVVDHIKSEVVHTPPSFNEVPFLINDLCTFFNEEVEKDNFIHPLLKGIVIHFMIGFIHPFTDGNGRTARALFYWYLLKKGYWLTEYLSISKIIQDTKNQYEKAFIYTENDENDLSYFITYNLKVMEKAFDALKNYIQEKQKNHFKIARFIKIPNINERQAQLLKIVYDNPEVVFNTKEIQNRFNVSNYTARTDLKGLVDLQFLDMIPVNKVKRNFIKSQQFNQLLIKHKIV; the protein is encoded by the coding sequence TTGATAAATCTCGAAGTTTTTAGTAGTTTTACCTCTATGATAGAACAAGTACCAAAATTTGAGTTCTCTAAAAAAGTTATTAATAATTTAAAAGAACCAGAAACCTTAAAAATCATTAAATCTATTAATGATGATTATTTGTATTGGGATAAAATAAAATACAAAAAAACAAAGTTTACACCCCAAGAGTTATGGGACATTGTAAAACTTAGTAGATTACTTAAAACAGAAACCATCACTTTCGGTAAGCATAATTTTAAATATGTAACCACCGATTATATACAAAAGGTTGTGCATTTTTTCGATATGAATATTGGTGGTTATATGGGGGCAAAAAACATCATACCAGAAGAAGATAAAACACGTTATTTAGTAAGTTCTATTATGGAAGAGGCTATTTCAAGTAGTCAAATAGAAGGGGCTAATACTACACGTAAACGTGCTAAAGAAATGTTGCGCAAAGAAATTAAACCGCACACAAAATCAGAACAAATGATTGTAAATAATTACCTTACAATCAAACACATTACGCAAAATAAAACAGAGAATTTAACACCCGAAAACTTATTAGAAATACATCGCTTAATTTCTAAAGATACCCTAGAAACTAAAACCGAAGAAGGTGCTTTTAGAACAAGTAATGATATTTATGTGGTAGATCATATAAAAAGCGAAGTAGTGCATACACCACCAAGTTTTAATGAAGTACCATTCTTAATAAACGATTTATGTACTTTTTTTAATGAAGAAGTAGAAAAAGATAATTTTATACATCCACTATTAAAAGGAATTGTTATTCATTTTATGATAGGGTTTATTCATCCTTTTACAGATGGTAATGGGCGTACAGCAAGAGCTTTGTTTTATTGGTATTTATTAAAAAAAGGCTATTGGTTAACAGAGTATTTGTCTATTTCAAAAATAATTCAAGACACAAAAAATCAGTATGAAAAAGCTTTTATTTATACTGAAAATGATGAAAATGATTTATCGTACTTTATTACATATAATTTAAAAGTAATGGAAAAAGCCTTTGATGCTTTAAAAAATTACATTCAAGAGAAACAAAAGAATCATTTTAAAATTGCAAGATTTATTAAAATACCTAACATTAACGAGCGGCAAGCTCAATTATTAAAAATTGTTTACGACAATCCAGAGGTTGTATTTAATACCAAAGAAATACAAAACAGATTTAATGTATCTAATTATACTGCTCGTACAGATTTAAAAGGATTAGTAGATTTACAGTTTTTAGATATGATTCCTGTAAATAAAGTAAAACGAAATTTTATAAAATCGCAACAATTCAATCAGTTATTGATAAAGCATAAAATAGTTTAA
- a CDS encoding IS4 family transposase, giving the protein MNQGKYIFSQLVNFLPQRVFDRITAKYSGNKSVKHFTCWNQLLCMMFGQLSARESLRDLIAIIDAHKSKSYHLGFGKSITRRNLSKANENRNYKIFEEFADYLIKIAQNKNDTSNFKIEGSIYAFDSSTIDLCLSVFCWAHFRKTKAGIKLHTLFDVNTQIPVFIHVTEANIHDVNAMDVIDYEPLAYYIFDRAYVDYERLYRIEKAKAYFVVRAKSNVKFKRIYSKKKDKTTGIKYDQIGKIIGFYSSKNYPKKIRKVKYHDSKTKKTFVFLTNNFKLSASDNALLYKQRWQVELFFKWIKQHLKVKNFWGRSENAVRIQINVAIATYCLVSIVSRDLQINRSNYEILQILSASLIDKTPLNELLMKSDYNNVNERNTNQLVFNLF; this is encoded by the coding sequence ATGAATCAAGGTAAATATATTTTCTCTCAATTAGTGAATTTTCTTCCACAACGTGTTTTTGATAGAATTACAGCTAAATATTCAGGTAATAAATCAGTCAAACATTTTACTTGTTGGAATCAATTATTATGTATGATGTTTGGTCAATTATCTGCACGAGAAAGTCTAAGAGATTTGATAGCTATTATTGATGCTCATAAATCAAAATCATATCATTTAGGATTTGGAAAAAGTATAACTCGTCGCAATTTATCAAAAGCAAATGAGAATCGAAATTATAAAATATTTGAGGAGTTTGCTGACTACTTAATTAAGATTGCTCAAAACAAAAATGATACTAGCAATTTTAAAATAGAAGGTTCTATTTATGCTTTTGATTCTTCAACAATTGACTTGTGTTTAAGTGTATTTTGTTGGGCTCATTTTCGCAAAACAAAAGCAGGGATTAAATTGCATACCCTTTTTGATGTCAATACTCAAATCCCTGTATTTATTCATGTTACAGAAGCAAATATCCATGATGTGAATGCTATGGACGTCATAGATTACGAACCTTTAGCTTACTATATATTTGATCGTGCTTATGTAGATTATGAACGTCTTTATCGGATTGAAAAAGCAAAAGCTTATTTTGTAGTTCGAGCAAAATCTAATGTTAAATTTAAAAGAATATATTCTAAAAAAAAAGATAAAACTACTGGAATTAAATATGACCAAATTGGAAAAATAATAGGTTTTTATAGTTCTAAAAATTATCCAAAAAAAATTCGTAAAGTAAAATATCACGATAGTAAAACTAAAAAAACGTTCGTGTTTTTAACCAACAATTTTAAACTATCTGCAAGTGATAATGCATTGCTTTACAAACAAAGATGGCAAGTAGAATTATTCTTTAAATGGATAAAACAACATCTAAAAGTGAAAAATTTTTGGGGCAGATCAGAAAACGCTGTGCGAATACAAATCAATGTAGCAATTGCAACATATTGTTTAGTTTCAATAGTCTCAAGAGATTTACAAATAAACCGTTCAAATTATGAAATTTTGCAAATTTTATCAGCATCATTAATTGATAAAACACCTTTAAATGAGTTACTTATGAAATCAGATTACAATAATGTCAATGAACGAAATACTAATCAACTGGTTTTCAACTTATTTTAA
- a CDS encoding right-handed parallel beta-helix repeat-containing protein — protein MKKTLLIVLLCFVGFSSYAQYNFSLPDHFRTKRNVPLLDFPISVEVKLSDFGAFPNDGKDDGPGFRKALEYCKKWVKTGVGIKLTFSKGRYDLFEGKNKFHLIELKEGNNIIIDGNGSEIIIHDPLKGFLSIWKSKNVIVKNLTIDYDPLPFTQGKIVGVDIKNSTFDFRIDEGFPSLNMAMFQDASRVWGMLMDPEIPGKLKDGAPNYYASKNFKELELGTFRIKMPGPRMLKFMQVGDVYVHVARTNGSSIFKTNMSKNITFLNNTNFSSPAGSYAAINMEEWNIIGCEVKLKEGRIHSANADCMHVNGGKFGPWIENSLFEGYSDDAVNLKTTMRHILKQISPTELMMKYQVVKGDILRIYNPREGKLIGIFNVIENKFLGDGKMRITLDKPVPVALNVGDTKKNDIAYLDNQSNESFVIRNNTFRNARRYGILIQASNGLIERNYFENLSQSAITLINGVDWGEGFIAHNIIINQNIFKNCGYDETYLNEKDFATIQMRVVKLKNLNAKTKWNGVTTADWQGLENIKITNNIFSYNKRALSIESSNNTIIKGNKFMRSTNDLSKEHELIFKNNNTNLDFEN, from the coding sequence ATGAAAAAAACACTTTTAATAGTATTATTATGTTTTGTTGGATTTTCGTCTTATGCACAATATAACTTCTCTTTACCAGATCATTTTAGAACTAAAAGAAACGTACCACTTTTGGATTTTCCAATATCAGTAGAAGTTAAACTGTCAGACTTTGGGGCATTTCCAAACGATGGAAAAGATGATGGTCCTGGGTTTCGAAAAGCTTTGGAGTATTGTAAAAAATGGGTAAAAACAGGAGTTGGTATAAAGCTTACATTCTCTAAAGGACGATACGATTTGTTTGAAGGAAAAAATAAGTTTCATTTAATTGAATTAAAAGAGGGTAACAATATTATTATCGATGGAAATGGTTCTGAAATTATTATTCATGACCCTTTAAAGGGTTTTTTATCAATTTGGAAGAGTAAGAATGTAATTGTTAAAAACTTAACCATTGATTATGATCCACTACCCTTTACTCAAGGAAAAATTGTGGGTGTAGATATCAAAAATAGTACTTTTGATTTTAGGATTGATGAGGGTTTCCCCAGTCTTAATATGGCCATGTTTCAAGATGCTAGCAGAGTATGGGGAATGCTAATGGATCCTGAAATTCCTGGAAAGTTAAAAGATGGTGCTCCGAATTATTACGCCTCTAAAAATTTTAAAGAATTAGAACTTGGTACTTTCCGAATAAAAATGCCTGGACCAAGAATGTTAAAATTTATGCAAGTCGGAGACGTGTATGTTCATGTAGCGAGAACCAATGGGAGTTCTATATTTAAAACAAATATGAGTAAAAATATTACTTTTCTCAATAATACTAATTTTTCCAGTCCAGCTGGTAGCTATGCCGCTATTAATATGGAAGAATGGAATATTATAGGATGTGAGGTAAAACTTAAGGAAGGCCGAATTCACAGTGCCAATGCGGATTGCATGCATGTAAATGGAGGTAAATTTGGTCCTTGGATAGAAAATTCTCTTTTTGAAGGATACAGTGATGACGCTGTGAACCTAAAAACCACTATGCGTCATATTCTTAAACAGATTTCACCTACAGAGTTAATGATGAAATATCAAGTGGTAAAAGGAGACATCCTGCGAATTTACAATCCGAGAGAGGGTAAATTAATAGGAATATTTAATGTTATCGAAAATAAGTTTTTAGGAGACGGAAAAATGCGAATTACGTTAGATAAACCTGTCCCAGTAGCCTTAAATGTTGGTGACACGAAGAAGAATGATATTGCCTATTTGGATAATCAATCCAATGAATCTTTTGTGATTAGAAACAATACCTTTAGAAATGCCAGAAGGTACGGAATTTTAATACAAGCCTCTAATGGTTTGATTGAAAGAAATTATTTTGAGAATTTAAGTCAAAGTGCCATTACACTTATCAATGGAGTTGATTGGGGTGAGGGTTTTATCGCTCATAATATCATAATTAACCAAAATATTTTTAAAAATTGTGGCTACGATGAAACCTACTTAAATGAAAAGGATTTTGCAACCATTCAAATGAGGGTGGTTAAATTGAAAAATCTGAACGCTAAAACCAAATGGAATGGAGTTACAACCGCTGATTGGCAAGGATTAGAAAATATTAAAATTACGAATAATATATTTTCTTATAACAAGAGAGCCTTATCAATAGAATCCTCAAATAATACTATCATAAAGGGGAATAAGTTTATGAGAAGCACTAATGACCTCTCCAAAGAACACGAGCTTATTTTTAAAAATAACAATACAAATTTGGACTTTGAAAATTAA
- a CDS encoding outer membrane beta-barrel protein, with protein sequence MKVLKIILFFFFGILTTFSQHKINGKIVDEQNEPLPFANILLLKTGENAAPKGTVSDENGNYSFEKITSGKYKIEISMLGFKTYKIPEFDLNGNKTFNITLKEEMQTLNEVVVKSKRPVIKQTAEKLIVDLEKSDMINTNLQDVMRKVPGVLVTNNGISIAGKGGVRILINGKTTEYMDVETLLRDFPADNIAKIEVVEQPGAEYEASGSGAIINIILKKNVKLGTHGSANTWIGEDEGFEWGAGFSIASYKNKLNWQLSTGYSQPTWRDDLFLIRTVGDETYNQVTREPYDPDNFRIGGSLDYYINDKHSIGIGGTMNTRDSERIATSKTIISDVNNTNTLFSENSFDRQRSNFNMNPYYEYKTDTDKLLIDFNYVDFVNDNTNRLSRAAGSTVNFTDRRYIQDGKYKIKTYRADYTKTFSDNFKLSAGTRFADVGTDNDLETQSLENTNFNTIDSLSSRFAIDETIFALYSKVNAKFGKWSFSGGLRYEDSNTDGTSTFIKDGQMVTEVQKRPIKKVFPSASISRKLTDILGASVSYSYRIQRPGYNSLNSFQQFLDPFSASEGNPRLTPSYTNNYQFNLTYEGQPFFTIGYSKTDDVIFQLISQDNATAQIRQQEVNVENNANWNFRLFAPVNFTKGLDGYTGIIVTNTDFQSSTYGVDLNKWNLIWFIQASYQLPWDINFELSGNYGTGALEGQIEVDWLAELDFSFGKKFMDDKLKVNLGFNKMLNRGFVGNIDYGNGTAEVESNGSRQNIQLRLVYSFGSKFGKKKSSRNTNRDEENRINDSN encoded by the coding sequence ATGAAAGTTTTAAAAATTATCCTCTTTTTTTTCTTCGGAATTTTAACCACCTTTTCGCAGCATAAAATCAACGGAAAAATTGTTGATGAGCAAAATGAACCTTTGCCATTTGCAAATATCCTTTTACTAAAAACAGGAGAAAATGCAGCTCCAAAAGGAACCGTTTCTGATGAAAATGGAAATTATAGTTTTGAAAAAATTACTTCTGGAAAATACAAAATAGAAATTTCGATGTTGGGTTTTAAAACCTATAAAATTCCTGAATTTGATCTAAACGGAAATAAAACTTTCAACATCACTTTAAAAGAAGAAATGCAAACATTAAATGAAGTGGTTGTAAAAAGTAAGCGCCCAGTAATTAAACAAACTGCCGAAAAACTAATTGTAGATTTAGAAAAATCTGATATGATTAACACAAACCTACAAGATGTAATGAGAAAAGTTCCTGGTGTTCTAGTAACGAACAACGGAATCTCAATTGCCGGTAAAGGTGGCGTTCGAATCTTAATCAACGGAAAAACCACAGAATATATGGATGTTGAAACGTTATTACGAGATTTTCCTGCAGATAATATTGCAAAAATAGAAGTCGTAGAACAACCTGGTGCAGAATACGAAGCTTCTGGTTCTGGCGCGATCATCAACATCATTTTAAAGAAAAATGTAAAATTAGGAACGCATGGCAGCGCAAATACTTGGATTGGTGAAGACGAAGGTTTTGAATGGGGTGCTGGTTTTTCGATAGCGAGTTATAAAAACAAATTGAATTGGCAACTAAGCACAGGTTACTCTCAACCGACTTGGAGAGACGATTTGTTTTTAATTAGAACTGTGGGCGATGAAACCTACAATCAAGTGACAAGAGAACCTTATGACCCAGATAATTTTAGAATTGGTGGTAGTTTAGATTATTATATAAATGATAAACATTCTATAGGAATTGGAGGCACAATGAATACCAGAGATTCAGAAAGAATTGCCACAAGTAAAACCATTATTTCTGATGTAAATAATACAAATACGCTATTTTCTGAAAATAGTTTTGACAGACAACGAAGTAACTTTAATATGAATCCATATTACGAATATAAGACAGATACAGACAAGTTACTAATCGACTTTAATTATGTGGATTTTGTAAATGACAATACAAATCGATTGTCTAGAGCCGCTGGAAGTACGGTAAATTTTACAGACAGAAGGTACATACAAGATGGAAAATATAAGATTAAAACCTACAGAGCAGATTATACCAAAACATTTTCTGACAACTTTAAACTAAGCGCGGGTACCCGTTTTGCTGATGTAGGAACCGATAATGATTTAGAAACGCAAAGTTTAGAAAACACTAATTTTAATACAATTGATAGTTTAAGTAGTCGATTCGCAATTGATGAAACTATATTTGCTCTCTACTCTAAAGTAAATGCAAAATTCGGAAAATGGTCTTTTTCTGGCGGATTACGTTATGAAGACAGTAATACAGACGGAACATCAACCTTTATAAAAGACGGACAAATGGTGACTGAAGTTCAGAAGCGTCCCATTAAAAAAGTATTTCCAAGCGCATCCATCAGCAGAAAATTAACAGACATTTTAGGTGCAAGTGTATCTTACAGCTATAGAATTCAAAGACCAGGATATAACAGCTTAAACTCATTTCAACAATTTTTAGATCCATTTTCTGCAAGTGAAGGTAATCCAAGATTAACACCATCTTACACCAATAATTATCAATTTAATTTAACCTATGAAGGTCAACCTTTTTTTACCATTGGTTACAGCAAAACTGATGATGTAATTTTTCAATTGATTAGTCAAGATAATGCAACTGCACAAATTCGTCAGCAAGAGGTAAATGTAGAAAACAATGCGAATTGGAACTTTCGATTATTTGCACCCGTTAATTTTACTAAAGGTTTAGATGGCTATACAGGAATTATCGTGACCAACACAGATTTTCAATCTTCAACCTATGGTGTAGATTTAAACAAATGGAATTTGATTTGGTTTATTCAAGCAAGTTACCAATTGCCTTGGGATATTAATTTTGAACTCAGTGGGAATTATGGAACAGGAGCTTTAGAAGGGCAAATTGAAGTTGATTGGCTGGCTGAGTTAGATTTTTCTTTCGGTAAAAAGTTTATGGACGATAAACTAAAAGTAAATCTCGGTTTTAATAAAATGCTCAATAGAGGTTTTGTTGGTAATATTGATTACGGAAATGGAACTGCAGAAGTAGAAAGTAACGGTTCTAGACAAAATATTCAATTGCGTTTGGTGTATAGCTTTGGATCTAAATTTGGAAAGAAAAAATCTTCTAGAAATACAAACAGAGATGAAGAAAACAGAATAAATGACAGTAATTAA
- a CDS encoding sensor histidine kinase gives MNTKLDKSDYIILTVFYLISITLNIFDYLDQDATLLEYLVDIPMFVITSLSGVLLFMYFIIPRFLLKKKNYILFALYGLLVITSIGIIERVVGFSTGNNDWSKFPKLGNLILYAIFNGSDSIGLALGILITKKFYEGQTQISKIKEQQKENELKLLRSQINPHFLFNNLNTLDSLIDSNPEKAKEYINKLSLIYRYLIKTKDAEVMELSSEIELAKNYIFLIKTRFGKDYEFTIEENMALVDKFIPTGALQSLLENVVKHNKSNGTKPIKTTIQINEGWLMITNTKSKVIAQQESFGTGLKNLETRYQLLSDEKIQILNTDTKFEVFIPIMKLQGT, from the coding sequence ATGAATACAAAGCTTGACAAGTCTGACTATATTATTCTTACTGTTTTTTACCTCATCAGTATTACCTTAAATATTTTTGATTATCTAGATCAAGATGCAACTTTATTAGAATATTTGGTAGATATTCCTATGTTCGTAATCACCTCTTTATCTGGTGTTTTACTATTTATGTACTTTATCATCCCAAGATTTCTTCTTAAAAAGAAAAATTATATTCTTTTCGCTTTGTATGGTTTGTTGGTCATCACATCAATAGGAATTATAGAAAGAGTTGTAGGGTTTTCTACTGGTAATAACGATTGGAGTAAATTTCCAAAACTAGGCAATCTAATTTTGTACGCCATTTTCAATGGCTCAGATTCAATTGGTCTTGCTTTAGGAATATTAATCACAAAGAAATTTTACGAAGGACAAACACAAATTTCTAAAATAAAAGAACAGCAAAAAGAAAACGAATTAAAGTTATTACGCTCTCAAATCAACCCGCATTTTTTGTTCAATAACTTAAATACTTTAGATAGTTTAATTGATAGTAATCCAGAAAAAGCAAAAGAGTACATCAATAAACTATCGTTAATTTATAGATATTTAATTAAAACCAAAGATGCTGAAGTAATGGAGCTTTCTAGCGAAATTGAATTGGCTAAGAATTACATCTTTCTAATTAAAACCAGATTTGGTAAAGATTATGAGTTTACAATTGAAGAAAATATGGCTTTGGTTGATAAATTTATTCCGACAGGTGCTTTGCAAAGCTTGCTAGAAAATGTGGTGAAACACAACAAATCTAATGGCACAAAGCCAATTAAAACCACGATTCAAATTAATGAAGGTTGGTTAATGATTACCAACACAAAATCGAAAGTAATTGCACAACAAGAATCTTTTGGCACAGGTTTAAAAAACTTAGAAACGCGCTACCAACTTTTGTCTGATGAAAAAATACAGATTTTGAACACAGATACTAAGTTTGAAGTTTTTATTCCGATT
- a CDS encoding restriction endonuclease subunit S, with amino-acid sequence MHDKPRFSIFSVNKNNSNQFVFDLIKVYRKELYKRANGSTFKEVSKKEVEKIKVIIPSLPEQQKIASFLTDVDDAITQLTKKKTFLEQYKKGVMQKIFKQELRFKNDDGNDFVDWEVKQLREVANYRRGSFPQPYGLPKWYDKKNGIPFVQVYDVEDNMLLKPKTKHKISELGAKQSVFVEKGTLIITIQGSIGRITKT; translated from the coding sequence GTGCACGACAAACCAAGGTTTTCAATCTTTAGTGTAAATAAAAATAATTCTAATCAATTTGTATTTGATTTAATAAAAGTATATCGAAAAGAACTATACAAAAGAGCTAATGGCTCTACTTTTAAAGAAGTTAGTAAGAAAGAAGTAGAAAAAATTAAGGTTATAATTCCATCCCTTCCAGAACAACAAAAAATAGCCTCCTTCCTTACCGATGTAGATGATGCCATTACCCAGCTCACCAAAAAGAAAACCTTTTTAGAGCAATACAAAAAAGGGGTAATGCAAAAAATATTTAAGCAAGAGTTAAGGTTTAAAAATGATGATGGTAATGATTTTGTAGATTGGGAAGTGAAACAATTGAGAGAGGTAGCTAATTACAGAAGAGGTAGTTTTCCACAACCTTATGGTTTACCAAAATGGTATGATAAAAAGAATGGTATTCCATTTGTACAAGTGTACGATGTAGAGGATAATATGTTGTTAAAACCTAAGACGAAACATAAAATTAGCGAATTAGGTGCTAAACAAAGTGTATTTGTAGAAAAGGGTACTTTAATTATAACAATACAAGGTTCAATAGGTAGAATTACAAAAACTTAA